One genomic window of Triplophysa rosa linkage group LG11, Trosa_1v2, whole genome shotgun sequence includes the following:
- the LOC130561447 gene encoding hemoglobin subunit beta-2-like produces MVEWTEFERATIQDLFSKMDYDTVGQQSLARCLIVYPWTQRYFGDFGNLYNAAAIMGNSKVAAHGKVILHGLDRAVKNMDNIKATYAELSVLHSEKLHVDPDNFRLLSDCMTIVVAAKLGAAFTPDVQAALQKFLAIVVSSLGRQYH; encoded by the exons ATGGTTGAGTGGACAGAGTTCGAGCGCGCCACCATCCAGGACCTCTTCTCCAAGATGGACTACGACACTGTGGGTCAACAATCCCTTGCGAG ATGTCTTATCGTCTACCCCTGGACCCAGCGGTACTTTGGAGACTTTGGAAACCTGTACAACGCCGCCGCCATCATGGGAAACTCGAAGGTTGCTGCTCACGGTAAGGTTATCCTCCACGGCCTGGACAGAGCTGTGAAGAACATGGACAACATCAAAGCTACCTATGCCGAACTAAGTGTTCTGCACTCCGAGAAACTCCACGTCGACCCAGATAACTTCAGG CTTTTGTCTGACTGCATGACCATCGTTGTTGCCGCAAAACTGGGAGCTGCATTCACACCTGATGTCCAGGCCGCTTTACAGAAGTTCCTCGCTATTGTGGTTTCCTCTCTTGGAAGACAGTACCACTAG
- the LOC130561424 gene encoding hemoglobin subunit alpha: protein MSLSDTDKAVVRALWGKISSRSDDIGAEALGRMLTVYPQTKTYFSHWADLSPGSAPVKKHGKTIMTAVGDAVSKIDDLVGGLAALSELHAFKLRVDPANFKILAHNIIVVIGMLFPGDFTPEVHVSVDKFFQNLALALAEKYR from the exons ATGAGTCTCTCTGACACGGACAAGGCTGTCGTAAGGGCCCTCTGGGGCAAGATCAGCTCCAGGTCCGATGATATCGGTGCTGAAGCTCTCGGCAG AATGCTCACCGTATACCCTCAGACCAAGACCTACTTCAGTCACTGGGCTGATCTGAGCCCTGGCTCTGCTCCTGTGAAGAAGCACGGCAAGACAATCATGACTGCGGTCGGTGATGCCGTGTCAAAGATTGACGATCTTGTGGGAGGTCTGGCAGCTCTCAGCGAACTGCATGCATTCAAGCTGCGTGTTGATCCGGCCAACTTCAAG ATCCTTGCACACAACATCATAGTGGTCATTGGCATGCTCTTCCCTGGAGACTTCACCCCAGAGGTTCACGTGTCAGTTGACAAGTTTTTCCAGAATTTGGCCCTGGCTCTTGCTGAGAAATACCGCTAA
- the LOC130561517 gene encoding hemoglobin embryonic subunit alpha-like codes for MSLTAKDKAAVKALWAKISGKAGDIGNNALSRMLVVYPQTKTYFSHWKDLSPGSAPVRKHGAVVMSGVAEAIAKIDDLTNGLLNLSELHAFKLRVDPANFKILNHNILVVLAILFPNDFTPDAHVAMDKFLSALALALSEKYR; via the exons ATGAGCCTCACTGCCAAAGACAAAGCTGCCGTCAAAGCCCTTTGGGCCAAGATCTCAGGAAAAGCAGGTGACATTGGTAACAATGCTCTTTCCAG GATGTTGGTGGTCTATCCTCAGACCAAGACCTATTTCTCTCACTGGAAGGACCTGAGCCCCGGTTCAGCTCCCGTGAGGAAGCACGGAGCGGTTGTCATGTCTGGTGTTGCTGAAGCTATTGCGAAAATCGATGACCTCACCAATGGACTGCTCAACCTCAGTGAGCTTCATGCTTTCAAGCTTCGGGTCGATCCTGCCAACTTCAAG ATTTTGAATCACAACATACTCGTTGTTCTGGCTATCTTGTTCCCCAATGATTTCACTCCAGATGCTCACGTGGCTATGGACAAGTTCCTCTCTGCTTTGGCTCTGGCTCTGTCCGAAAAGTACCGATAA
- the hbba1 gene encoding hemoglobin subunit beta-1, producing the protein MVEWSDAERSAIATVWGKLGDDAGPVSLARCLIVYPWTHRYFSTFGNLSSPAAIMGNPKVAAHGRTVMGGLERAIKNMDNIKATYTALSVMHSERLHVDPDNFKLLSDCITVFAAMKLGPSVFNADVQEAWQKFLSVVVSALGRQYH; encoded by the exons ATGGTTGAGTGGTCAGATGCTGAGCGCAGTGCCATCGCTACTGTGTGGGGGAAGCTCGGTGATGATGCCGGACCTGTGTCCCTGGCCAG GTGTCTGATCGTGTATCCCTGGACTCATAGATATTTCTCCACCTTCGGCAACCTGTCAAGCCCTGCTGCCATCATGGGTAACCCCAAGGTGGCAGCTCACGGTAGAACCGTGATGGGGGGTCTGGAGAGAGCCATAAAGAACATGGACAACATCAAGGCCACCTATACCGCGCTGAGCGTGATGCACTCTGAGAGACTGCACGTGGATCCAGACAATTTCAAG CTTCTCAGCGATTGCATTACCGTTTTCGCGGCCATGAAGCTCGGACCCTCAGTTTTCAATGCTGATGTCCAAGAAGCATGGCAGAAGTTTCTGTCTGTGGTCGTGTCCGCCCTGGGCAGACAGTACCACTAG
- the LOC130561518 gene encoding hemoglobin embryonic subunit alpha-like — protein MSLTAKDKSAVKALWAKISGKADDIGHDALSRMLVVYPQTKTYFSHWKDLSPGSAPVRKHGAVVMSGVAEAIAKIDDLTNGLLNLSELHAFKLRVDPANFKILNHNILVVLAILFPKDFTPEAHVAMDKFLSALALALSEKYR, from the exons ATGAGCCTCACTGCCAAAGACAAATCTGCCGTCAAAGCCCTTTGGGCCAAGATCTCAGGAAAAGCAGATGACATTGGTCACGATGCTCTTTCCAG GATGTTGGTGGTCTATCCTCAGACCAAGACCTATTTCTCTCACTGGAAGGACCTGAGCCCCGGTTCAGCTCCCGTGAGGAAGCACGGAGCGGTTGTCATGTCTGGTGTTGCTGAAGCTATTGCGAAAATCGATGACCTCACCAATGGACTGCTCAACCTCAGTGAGCTTCATGCTTTCAAGCTTCGGGTCGATCCTGCCAACTTCAAG ATTTTGAATCACAACATACTTGTTGTTCTGGCTATCTTGTTCCCCAAGGATTTTACCCCAGAGGCTCACGTGGCTATGGACAAGTTCCTCTCTGCTTTGGCTCTGGCTCTGTCCGAAAAGTACCGATAG
- the LOC130561446 gene encoding hemoglobin subunit beta-2-like: MVEWTEFERATIQGLFSKMDYDTVGQQSLARCLIVYPWTQRYFGDFGNLYNAAAIMGNSKVAAHGKVILHGLDRAVKNMDNIKATYAELSVLHSEKLHVEPDNFRLLSDCMTIVVAAKLGAAFTPDVQAALQKFLAIVVSSLGRQYH, encoded by the exons ATGGTTGAGTGGACAGAGTTCGAGCGCGCCACCATCCAGGGCCTCTTCTCCAAGATGGACTACGACACTGTGGGTCAACAATCCCTTGCGAG ATGTCTTATCGTCTACCCCTGGACCCAGCGGTACTTTGGAGACTTTGGAAACCTGTACAACGCCGCCGCCATCATGGGAAACTCGAAGGTTGCTGCTCACGGTAAGGTTATCCTCCACGGCCTGGACAGAGCTGTGAAGAACATGGACAACATCAAAGCTACCTATGCCGAACTAAGTGTTCTGCACTCCGAGAAACTCCACGTCGAACCAGATAACTTCAGG CTTTTGTCTGACTGCATGACCATCGTTGTTGCCGCAAAACTGGGAGCTGCATTCACACCTGATGTCCAGGCCGCTTTACAGAAGTTCCTCGCTATTGTGGTTTCCTCTCTTGGAAGACAGTACCACTAG